CGAGCCATGCCGACAGAAACTCCCCGTCGGGCACCGCCGTCGCCCCGGGGGAAGTTGGTTGCGCTTTCATCTGATGTCTCCCTGCGATCTGCTTTTTTTACCAGCGTTTGTCCTGCGGCGTGTCCAATAGCGGACGCAGTTCCTGCGCGATCGCCTCCCGGGCACGAAAGATGCGCGAACGCACCGTTCCGACCGGGCAGTTCATCGCCGCGGCAATTTCGTCGTAGCTCAACCCTTCGAGTTCGCGCAGCACGATCGCCGTGCGCAATTCTTCCGGGAGCTGGTCGATCGCCCGATTAACCGCAAGGCCGATCTGGCGGGACTGATAGACGGATTCGGGGGTATCGACGTCGGGCTGCGCGAACGGCTCGTCACCGCCATCGGCATCCTCGAAATCGCCGGCGGCCACGGTGGGAGCCTTGCGCCCCTGGGCGGCGAAATGATTCTTCGCCGTATTGATCGCAATCCGGTAGAGCCAAGTGTAGAAGGCGCTTTCGCCGCGGAAGCTCGGCAAGGCGCGGTAGGCCTTGATGAAGGCTTCCTGGGTCACATCTTCGATGTCGGATGGATCGCGGATCATGCGCGCCAACAGCCTTGAAATCTTGCGCTGGTACTTCGCCACCAATATCTCGAACGCACGCTTGTCGCCGTGCTGAACGCGACGAACCAATTGCCAGTCGGCGTCGCGCTCGCTCATTCGAAATGCCTGGGGGTTGTGACCACGATCCGAAAAATTAGTTTCCGCGTACGGGATTCCACCGCAGCTGGGCGGCCAATCTCCGGAACGCAGTACCGCCAACCGCATCGCGCCAGACGGCGACCGTCCCGGCGTCGCAGCGCAGAACGATCCGTGCCGGTCCGATCACCCGGGCCCGCGCGCCCGTCACCAGCACCGGCCCGCGCGGCCCGCCGTTGCGTGCAAGGATTGCCAACGCTACGCCGACCACCGCACAGGCCAGGGCCGCTACCCCGGCGATCGCCGTGCCGATCGCCAGGATCGGGAGCGCCAATCCGCCGGTCGCTCCCGCGGCGCACCACAGCCACCGCGTTCGCGCGGGCGAGGAATGGAGGATCAAAACCGTTCCGATCATGCGCTCCCCGTTCCTTCCGCCGGGCGGAAGCGAAAAAATCCGAATGGCGTTGCGACCGATCGCAGGTCAAACGCGCTTGAAGATCAGCGTTCCGTTCGTTCCGCCGAAGCCGAAGGAGTTTTTCATCGCGTACTCGATCTTCATCGGCCGCGCTTCGTTCGCACAGTAATCCAGATCGCATTCGGGATCAGGGTTCTGGAGATTGATGGTCGGCGGAGATACCTGGTGATGCACGGCAAGGGCCGTGAACACCGACTCGATCCCGCCGGCGCCGCCAAGCAGGTGGCCGGTCATCGACTTGGTCGAATTGACGACGAGGTTGCGCGCCGCATCGCCGAACGCAAGCTTGATCGCGTTGGTTTCGTTGATGTCGCCCGGAGGCGTCGAGGTGCCATGGGCGTTGAGATACTGGATCTCATCGCCGTTGATCCCCGCACTGCGCAACGCCGCCACCATGCTCCGGCGCGGACCATCGACGTCCGGCGACGTCATGTGATAGGCATCTGCAGTCATGCCGAAGCCGACCAGTTCGCAGTAGATCCGGGCGCCGCGGGCACGCGCGTGTTCGTACTCTTCGAGCACCAGGACGCCACCGCCCTCACCCAGTACGAATCCGTCGCGATCCTTGTCGAACGGCCGGCTCGCACCTTCCGGATCGTCGTTGCGCGTCGACAACGCCTGCATCGCGGCGAATCCGCCGACACCCAGCGGACAGACGGTGCTCTCCGCGCCCCCGGCCAGCATGACGTCGGCATCGCCCGATCCGATGAGCCGACCCGCCATGCCGATCGAATGCAAGCCCGTGGTGCAGGCCGATACGATCGCGAAATTCGGTCCCTTGAGGCCGAACATGATCGAAACGTTGCCAGCGATCATGTTGATGATCGCGCCGGGGATCAGGAAGGGCGAAATGCGCCGCGGACCCCGGGTCATCACCTCTTCGTAGTTGTTCTCGATCAGCGGCAGACCGCCGATGCCCGAGCCGACCATGCAGCCGATCCGCTCGCGATTGGCATCGGTGATCTCGAGGCCGGAATCGCGCAGGGCCTGAACCGAGGCCGCCACGCCGTAATGGATGAAGGTATCCATCCGCCGGACTTCCTTCGCCGGCACATAGTCCGTCACCTGGAAATCACGCACCTCGCCCGCGATCTGCGAGCGATATGCGGATGCGTCATAACGCGTGATCCGTCGGATACCGGACTTGCCGGCGAGAACATTGGACCACGCGGCAGGCACGTCGTTGCCAACGGGAGAAATGATCCCCAGGCCGGTAACGACTACCCTGCGATGCAGACTGCTCATGGAAACCGACCCCGCCTCACGCTTTCTTCAGATGGGCGTTGACGTAGTCGATCGCCTGCTGCACCGTGCGGATCTTCTCCGCCTCTTCGTCCGGAATCTCGCACTCGAACTCGTCCTCGAGCGCCATCACCAGTTCCACGGTGTCGAGCGAATCCGCCCCGAGGTCATCCACGAACGCCGATTCGTTCTTGATGTCGGCCTCGTTCACGCCGAGTTGCTCGGCCACGATTTTTTTTACGCGCTGTTCAATGCTGTCCATAAATACCCCTCCTCGTGCCTTTCATCACGGAAACGCGATGCACCGTCCGCGCCTCCTCTAAAAGAGAACGTGCCGTCCCTTTTTGCGCAAAGGGCGGGCGATTCTAACAGTTTGGCGGATTCCGCCGCCGGTCACGCCATATACATGCCGCCGTTGACGTGCAGGACGGCCCCGGTCACGTACGCACCGGCCTTGGATGCGAGAAATGTCACCGCTCCGGCGATCTCCTGCGCCTGCCCCAGCCGGCCCAGCGGAATCTGCCCGAGCAGCGCCTGCGTCTGCTGCGGATTGAGCGCCCGTGTCATGTCGGTTTCGATGAAACCCGGCGCGACGCAGTTCACGGTGACGCCGCGCCCCCCCAGTTCCCGCGCGAGGGAACGGGTCATTCCCTCGAGGCCGGCCTTGGCCGCCGCGTAGTTCGCCTGTCCGGCATTGCCGGCCGAGCCCACCACGGAGGAAATATTGATGATCCGGCCATGCCGGGCTTTCATCATGCCCCGCATCGCCGCGCGCGCCAGTCGGAACGCGGCGCTCAGATTGGTGTCGAGCACGGCATCCCACTCCTCGTCGCGCAGGCGCATGGCGAGGGTATCCGCGGTGATGCCGGCGTTGTTGACGAGGACGGAGAGCTTCCCGAAACGCTCCGACACCTCCTGCACGGCCGCATCGCAGCGTGCGCGGTCGCGCACGTCGAGCACCAGCCCCGCCCCGGTTCCGCCCTGCTCCGCAATGCGCCGGGAAATCCCGTCCGCACCCTCGGGGGTCGTAGCCGTGCCGACGACGGTCGCCCCCGCCTGCGCGAGCGCCTCCAGAATGGCGCGGCCGATCCCGCGCGACGCGCCGGTGACCAGCGCAACCTCGCCGCGCAGGGCTTCAGCCGAAAACACCAAGGACTCGCTCATGCCTGGTCTCCCAAAACGGTCCGTACCTCGTCGAGGCTCGAACGATCCGAAACCGACAGGGCGGTGATTCCGGCAGCGATTCGGCGGTTGAGGCCGGTCAACACCTTGCCGGGGCCGCACTCGACGACGTGGGTCACGCCCTGTTCGACGAGCCGGCGCACGAGTTCGCTCCACCGCACCGGACCCGCCACCTGCCGCGCCAGGGCATCGCGGATCCGATCGGGCTCGGATTCGCATGCCACGTCGATATTGTTCATCACGGCGACCGACGGCGCCTGCACCGGCGTCTCGGCCAGGCGTGCGCGCAGCCGCTCGGCGGCCGGCTTGAGCAGCGAGGAGTGGAATGCCGCCGAGACCGGCAGCGGCAACGCCCGCTTGGCGCCCGCCTCGCGCGCCAGCTCGCAGGCGCGCGCCAGCGCCGCCGTGTGGCCGGCGATCACGACCTGGCCCGGCGCGTTGAAGTTGACGGCCTCCACCACCGCCCCCGGGGACTCTTGCGCGGCATGCGCGCACACCGCCCCGGCGGCGGAATCGTCCAGGCCAAGGATCGCCGCCATGCCGCTCGTCCCGAGCGGCACCGCCTCCTGCATCGCCTGGGCGCGAAACCGCACCAGCGGGAGCGCGTCCTCGAGGCGCAGAGCGCCGGCGGCGACCAGTGCCGAATACTCGCCCAGGCTGTGCCCCGCGAACACCTCGGGCATCGGGCCGCCCGCCGCCCGCCACGCCGCAAACATCGCAACCGATGCCGTGAGCAGACTGGGCTGGGTGTTGACCGTGCGGTCCAGATCCGCCGCGGGACCGTCGGCGATCAAACTGCCGAGATCCTGCCCCAGGGCATCGGAAGCCCGGCGCACCACGTCCTGCGCCGCTGCGTCGTCCTGGAACGAATTCAGCATTCCCACCGCTTGGGAACCCTGCCCGGGAAATACGAAAGCCAGTTTCATCGTTGGTCTTGTCGGTTGTTGCTACATGCGAACGAGCACGGATCCCCAGGTGAAGCCCCCGCCCACGCCCTGCAGAAGAACGTGGTGGCCCGGCTGCACGCGGCCGTCCCGGATCGCCTGGTCGAGCGCCAGCGGAACGGAGGCCGCCGACGTGTTGCCGTGCCGATCCACCGTCACGACCACCTTGTTGAGATCCAAGTCGAGCCGCTTCGCACTGGCCTCGAGGATCCGCACATTGGCCTGGTGCGGCACGAGCCAGTCCACCTGAGCCGGCTGCATGCCCGCCATGGCGAGCACTTCGCGCGCCGACGATTCGAGAACGTCGACCGCGAGCTTGAACACGGCCTTGCCTTCCATGCGCAGGAACGGGTCGCCGGCGGCGCTGCCGCCGGCCAGGTGGGCGGAAAGCGACAGGATCGCACCGCCGCGCGCGCCGTCGGCGCGCATCCGGCTGGCCAGGATTCCG
This genomic window from Burkholderiales bacterium GJ-E10 contains:
- a CDS encoding RNA polymerase sigma factor RpoE, producing the protein MSERDADWQLVRRVQHGDKRAFEILVAKYQRKISRLLARMIRDPSDIEDVTQEAFIKAYRALPSFRGESAFYTWLYRIAINTAKNHFAAQGRKAPTVAAGDFEDADGGDEPFAQPDVDTPESVYQSRQIGLAVNRAIDQLPEELRTAIVLRELEGLSYDEIAAAMNCPVGTVRSRIFRAREAIAQELRPLLDTPQDKRW
- a CDS encoding 3-ketoacyl-(acyl carrier protein) reductase, which gives rise to MSESLVFSAEALRGEVALVTGASRGIGRAILEALAQAGATVVGTATTPEGADGISRRIAEQGGTGAGLVLDVRDRARCDAAVQEVSERFGKLSVLVNNAGITADTLAMRLRDEEWDAVLDTNLSAAFRLARAAMRGMMKARHGRIINISSVVGSAGNAGQANYAAAKAGLEGMTRSLARELGGRGVTVNCVAPGFIETDMTRALNPQQTQALLGQIPLGRLGQAQEIAGAVTFLASKAGAYVTGAVLHVNGGMYMA
- a CDS encoding acyl carrier protein — translated: MDSIEQRVKKIVAEQLGVNEADIKNESAFVDDLGADSLDTVELVMALEDEFECEIPDEEAEKIRTVQQAIDYVNAHLKKA
- a CDS encoding uncharacterized protein (Precursor), whose protein sequence is MIGTVLILHSSPARTRWLWCAAGATGGLALPILAIGTAIAGVAALACAVVGVALAILARNGGPRGPVLVTGARARVIGPARIVLRCDAGTVAVWRDAVGGTAFRRLAAQLRWNPVRGN
- a CDS encoding 3-oxoacyl-(acyl carrier protein) synthase II translates to MSSLHRRVVVTGLGIISPVGNDVPAAWSNVLAGKSGIRRITRYDASAYRSQIAGEVRDFQVTDYVPAKEVRRMDTFIHYGVAASVQALRDSGLEITDANRERIGCMVGSGIGGLPLIENNYEEVMTRGPRRISPFLIPGAIINMIAGNVSIMFGLKGPNFAIVSACTTGLHSIGMAGRLIGSGDADVMLAGGAESTVCPLGVGGFAAMQALSTRNDDPEGASRPFDKDRDGFVLGEGGGVLVLEEYEHARARGARIYCELVGFGMTADAYHMTSPDVDGPRRSMVAALRSAGINGDEIQYLNAHGTSTPPGDINETNAIKLAFGDAARNLVVNSTKSMTGHLLGGAGGIESVFTALAVHHQVSPPTINLQNPDPECDLDYCANEARPMKIEYAMKNSFGFGGTNGTLIFKRV
- a CDS encoding malonyl CoA-acyl carrier protein transacylase; the encoded protein is MKLAFVFPGQGSQAVGMLNSFQDDAAAQDVVRRASDALGQDLGSLIADGPAADLDRTVNTQPSLLTASVAMFAAWRAAGGPMPEVFAGHSLGEYSALVAAGALRLEDALPLVRFRAQAMQEAVPLGTSGMAAILGLDDSAAGAVCAHAAQESPGAVVEAVNFNAPGQVVIAGHTAALARACELAREAGAKRALPLPVSAAFHSSLLKPAAERLRARLAETPVQAPSVAVMNNIDVACESEPDRIRDALARQVAGPVRWSELVRRLVEQGVTHVVECGPGKVLTGLNRRIAAGITALSVSDRSSLDEVRTVLGDQA